In Nitrospinaceae bacterium, the genomic stretch TTGAGGAGCATTTAAGAGTTTCCCTGACCTCATCAAAGGGCGATGTGACGATTTTCTTCACTTCGCCTTTCAGTGTATTTTTCCTGTGTCTTTCGGTCCTATCGATTGCATGGCCGTTCATATCGGAATGGCGAAAACGAAAAGCCGCAGCCGCTTCATAATCAAGGAGAGAGTAAATTGAGTTCAAACCCGGTTCGCGTTGCATCCCTCGGCATGGGGTGGTGGTCTGACGTTTTGGCCGACGCGATTCAAAAGTCGAATGAAATTGAAATTGTCAGCTGCTTTACCCGCTCGAATGACAAAAAAGCGGCCTTCGCCGACAAGTACGGGTGCAAGCAGGCGGCGAGCTACGAGGAAATCCTGGCCGACCCGTCAATTGAAGGCGTTATCAACACCACACCGAACCACGTCCACGTCGAAACAACGCGGGAAGCCGCCGAGGCAGGCAAACATATATTTCTCGACAAACCTATTGCCAACTCGATTGCCGACGGCAAAGAAATCGCCCGCATCCAAAAAGACTCGGGCGTCGTGATCGCCATTGGCTACCAGCGCCGCCGGGAAAATCAATTTCAGTGGGTTAAAAAAGAAATCAACGAGGGCCGGTTCGGTAAACTCGTCCAGGCCGAGGCCAACATCAGCCGCGACCGGGAGGGGCAATTTGACCTCTCTTCCTGGCGCTATACAGCCGAAGGGATGCCGGGCGGCGTCATGCTTCAGATCGGGATTCACTATGTGGATGTTCTCGAATTTCTCATGGGCCCCGTCAAAGCCGTTTCCGCGCGAACGGCGCAGCTTGTTCTTCCGGGCGACAACCCCGATGTGGCGAATCTCCTGATGGAGCACGAAAACGGCGCACAGTCGATACTCTCGGCCAGCTACGCCTCGGCGTCCGAGTATTATCTGATGAACATCTACGGAAAAGAATCGACGGCCTACTTCGATCTGTTCGAGGGGCTTCGCTGCCTGCGGCGGGGAGAGAAAAAACCCGAAAAAGTCTCGTTCGAGAAAAATGACACCATCAGGGAAGAGCTTGAAGAGTTCGCGAGTTGTATTCGAAATGGCGGGGAGCCCGAGGTAGGCCCCATGCGCGCCACAGAATCGCTTGCGGTGATCATGGCGGGCATAAAGTCAGCCGCCGAGGGCCGCCGTGTCGAGATAGCCGAAATTATGGACGCCAAATAGCCAGGAGATAAAACGAATGCCCCGAATCAAGGCTGGAGAGATACACCTTAATTACACGGACACGGGCGAGGGAGAGCCGTTTCTTCTCATCCCGGGCTTAATGGGTCTCTTGAACGCCTGGGATTTCCAGGTCCCCCATTTTTCGAAAAACTATCGGTGCATCACCTTCGACCACCGGGGCACGGGCGAGAGCGATAAGCCTGAGAACGCCTACTCGACAGACTACATCGCAAGGGATGCAATTGCGCTTCTCGACACGCTGGGAATAGAAAAAGCCCACGTTGCTGGAACCTCCACCGGGGGCTGCGTCCTTCAAAATCTCGCGCTCGATTATCCGGATCGCCTCAAGTGTTGCATCTTCACGAACACCTGGACCAAGGCGGACCCCTACATGACTCGCCTTCAGACCTCGCGCAAGCAAATTGCCCAGGCCTACGGCACCGAGGAATATATTAAATTCAGCTCGCTGTGGACCTGCGGGGCGACCCAGTTTCACAACATGTACGAAAACCTTTTGGAGCTCGAAGAGCGCCAAAAAGCGACCATCGCGCCCGTTGAGGTGCTCGTCGCCCGGATCGATATGACACTCAACCACGACAGGAAAGATGAGCTAACGGAAATCAAAAAACCCTCGCTCATCATCGCCGCCAAGGACGACGCCCTCACCCCGCCCTATTTTGCGCAAGAGCTACAAGGATATATCGAGGGGTCAGAACTCGTCGTGCTAGAAGAGGGCGGCCACTACAGCTACCGTCGAAGCCATGAAGAGTGGAACGCGGCGGCCGAGGCGTTCCTCAACAAAAACAAAGGCAAGATTTAAACCCCCACCTGCCGGGAATTTTTGAAATCTCTCCCCAAAAAAACAAAAACCCCCGCGCCCAAATGAATGAGCACGGGGGCAACGATCTACATTCTCTTACTTTTCTTTTTGTAATGTATTTAGATATCAGTGCGATCCACGGCGCAGAGCTTCAGCGCCTCAGCCTTTCCGTGCAACGACACATCCCCTAGCTCAACAACGGTGTACTCCGGTCCGAGAGAGAGACGCTCTATGAGTTCCGCCGATACCAGCAGTTTTTGACCGAGCTGATTACAGAGCGCCTGGATTCGCGCCGTTGTGTTGAGCACATCCCCGTTGTAGACGATATCGCTCTTAAGCTCGCCGATTTGAGCCGTGATAACCTCTCCAGTGTGAACGCCAGCCTTGAACTCGGGCACGACTCCGTAGGTTTGAAGAAAATGATCCCGATGGGCGTGGATTTGTTCTTCAATGAGGAAGAACACCCGAATACAGTTCGCCTCCTCCAGTCCGTTCCCCACCTTCCAGGTCAAGACGACTTCGTCGCCCACGTATTGGAATATCTCCGCATCGGTTTCCAGAATCGGCTCGGACATCTCCGCGAAGTAACGATGAAGGAAGCCGAAGTAGTGTTCTGCTGCCATCTTGTCTGCCAGCGTAGTGGAACCCTTCAGGTCCAGGAACATGAAAATCCGGGACTCCCGCCGGGGGCGGTGGTAGCGTCCGGTTACGTACCCCAATAGCAGGCCAGGCCCAAGCAACCGGTCAAGATTAATGAAGAAGAGAAGAAAAGTAATCACAACGAGCCCTTCAACTATCCCAATGAGGGTCTCGCCTTGGAAGATGGCCTGGCCATATGCCTGCCAGGTGATCCCATCTACAAATACGTCCAAGAGATTGAGAACGGCAAACGTCAGGTACATGACCCCAACAAGAATAAGTGCTTTTACCGCCAAATGAACAAGAAAAGGAAGGTCCTTCAGCCAAGACTTAAACAAGAAGAGCTCGGCCACACCAACCGCGAACCCTGCCCCAAAGCCCATGGCAAACGAGCCCGGTTCAAGACCGTATCCGTGAGCGAATCGAAGAACTACAGAGAATGGAATTGTAGCCAGGCCGAGCTTCGCCGACGTCAGCAGCCTTCGGCTTGTATAAGCATTCATCGCCAAGACATGCATTTATCTGATCTCATATAACGTCCTGGTGGTTTAATATCCCGGTGAATCAGTGAATGTGAGAAAATCAGAGGGCTTCGCCGAGTTCTACGGGCGGTTCTCGGGGAAGGTCTGCCCGACCGATGCACCACTGGCGGCGCCGGTGCCCCAGGAAGCCTCGCCAGAATGTCCGTTTTCCCCGCCCCGCAGGCCGGTGTTGAATCTTGCGGGCATGATCTTTTCCTGAAAATCTA encodes the following:
- a CDS encoding Gfo/Idh/MocA family oxidoreductase, which gives rise to MSSNPVRVASLGMGWWSDVLADAIQKSNEIEIVSCFTRSNDKKAAFADKYGCKQAASYEEILADPSIEGVINTTPNHVHVETTREAAEAGKHIFLDKPIANSIADGKEIARIQKDSGVVIAIGYQRRRENQFQWVKKEINEGRFGKLVQAEANISRDREGQFDLSSWRYTAEGMPGGVMLQIGIHYVDVLEFLMGPVKAVSARTAQLVLPGDNPDVANLLMEHENGAQSILSASYASASEYYLMNIYGKESTAYFDLFEGLRCLRRGEKKPEKVSFEKNDTIREELEEFASCIRNGGEPEVGPMRATESLAVIMAGIKSAAEGRRVEIAEIMDAK
- a CDS encoding adenylate/guanylate cyclase domain-containing protein yields the protein MHVLAMNAYTSRRLLTSAKLGLATIPFSVVLRFAHGYGLEPGSFAMGFGAGFAVGVAELFLFKSWLKDLPFLVHLAVKALILVGVMYLTFAVLNLLDVFVDGITWQAYGQAIFQGETLIGIVEGLVVITFLLFFINLDRLLGPGLLLGYVTGRYHRPRRESRIFMFLDLKGSTTLADKMAAEHYFGFLHRYFAEMSEPILETDAEIFQYVGDEVVLTWKVGNGLEEANCIRVFFLIEEQIHAHRDHFLQTYGVVPEFKAGVHTGEVITAQIGELKSDIVYNGDVLNTTARIQALCNQLGQKLLVSAELIERLSLGPEYTVVELGDVSLHGKAEALKLCAVDRTDI
- a CDS encoding alpha/beta fold hydrolase, which codes for MPRIKAGEIHLNYTDTGEGEPFLLIPGLMGLLNAWDFQVPHFSKNYRCITFDHRGTGESDKPENAYSTDYIARDAIALLDTLGIEKAHVAGTSTGGCVLQNLALDYPDRLKCCIFTNTWTKADPYMTRLQTSRKQIAQAYGTEEYIKFSSLWTCGATQFHNMYENLLELEERQKATIAPVEVLVARIDMTLNHDRKDELTEIKKPSLIIAAKDDALTPPYFAQELQGYIEGSELVVLEEGGHYSYRRSHEEWNAAAEAFLNKNKGKI